Below is a genomic region from Rouxiella chamberiensis.
CCGGCTTTAGCTTTACGTGCCGTCGGACCAGACGCGGCAGCAGCGTTTGCAGATGCGGATTGCTAGCACCGCGCAGGGGACGAAAACTTTCAGACATTTTGTGGAAAAAAATCTCCTCGAGGAAGCTTGTACTACCCATACCACACTGATAGCTTCTCAGCTAATTGCATAATTATTGGGGTAGGGAGCAGCTGTTTAAATGGAACTGGGTTTATTTCTTTCGATGCTTGGATTTTTGTGGGTTGCGGCCATTACGCCCGGCCCGAACAATATGTTGTTAACCACCTCCGGCGCAAACTTCGGCTTTATGCGATCGCTATGGCTGATGCTCGGCATCATGCTCGGGATGCAGAGTATTGTCATCTTGGTGGCGTTCGGCGTTGGCGGGTTAATTCTGCTTTATCCGTCGCTGCATACTCTCCTGAAGATACTGGGTAGCCTGTATCTCCTTTGGCTGGCGTGGAAGATTGCGACTTCCGCCTATGAAACGCTGGAGACCGACGCCAGACAGGCCAAACCCATTCGTCTCTATCAAGGTTGGTTGTTGCAGTTTCTGAACCCGAAAGCCTGGCTCATGGCTCTGGGCGCGGTCGCCAGTTTCAGTCTGGCCGGTGCGCAGTATAACCACTCTGTGGCGGCAATCAGTCTCGGCGTATTTATCGTCAATCTGGTGTCAGGGATTATCTGGCTAGGTTTTGGTACCGTGATCGGCCGTCTGCTCGGCAGTCGTCGCGCGTGGTACAC
It encodes:
- a CDS encoding LysE family translocator, whose amino-acid sequence is MELGLFLSMLGFLWVAAITPGPNNMLLTTSGANFGFMRSLWLMLGIMLGMQSIVILVAFGVGGLILLYPSLHTLLKILGSLYLLWLAWKIATSAYETLETDARQAKPIRLYQGWLLQFLNPKAWLMALGAVASFSLAGAQYNHSVAAISLGVFIVNLVSGIIWLGFGTVIGRLLGSRRAWYTFNIAMGLLTAACVLLIWR